A window from Oncorhynchus mykiss isolate Arlee chromosome 9, USDA_OmykA_1.1, whole genome shotgun sequence encodes these proteins:
- the uckl1a gene encoding uridine-cytidine kinase-like 1 isoform X3, producing MDSFYKVLTPEEQTLATSNDYNFDHPGAFDFELLVATVKRLKQGKSVKIPVYDFTTHGRQKDWKTVYGASVVIFEGIMSFADKELLELLDMKIFVDTDSDIRLVRRLRRDITERGRDIEGVIKQYNKFVKPAFEQYIEPYIRLADIVVPRGGGNMVAIDLIVQHVHKQMEERELSVRAVLASAQQTQPLPQTLSVLEGTPQVKGLHTIIRNQETSRDEFIFYSKRLMRLLIEHALTFLPSQSCTVQTPQGQEYDGKRSFSGKGITGVSILRAGETMEPALRAVCKDVRIGKILIQTNLDSGEPELHYLRLPKDISEDHVILMDSTVSTGAAAMMAVRVLLDHEVQEENIALVSLLMAELGVHSVAYAFPKVKIITTAVDKSVDDFLQVIPGIGDFGDRYFGTDGGSSGWSDDEEQERPKQQT from the exons GTTCTGACCCCTGAGGAACAGACCCTGGCAACCAGTAACGACTACAACTTTGACCACCCAGGGGCGTTTGACTTTGAGCTGCTAGTTGCCACCGTTAAGAGACTCAAACAGGGCAAGAGCGTGAAGATCCCAGTGTATGACTTCACTACACACGGCAGACAGAAAGACTGG AAAACTGTGTATGGTGCAAGTGTGGTCATCTTTGAGGGGATCATGTCCTTTGCAGACAAAGAGCTTTTGGAG CTCCTAGACATGAAGATCTTTGTGGACACGGACTCAGACATCCGGCTGGTACGTCGGCTGCGCAGGGACATCACAGAGCGCGGGCGGGACATCGAGGGGGTCATCAAGCAGTACAACAAGTTTGTGAAGCCTGCGTTTGAGCAGTACATTGAACCCTACATTCGACTGGCAGACATTGTTGTGCCACGAG GTGGTGGTAACATGGTGGCCATTGACCTGATTGTCCAGCATGTCCACAAGCAGATGGAGGAG CGTGAGCTCAGTGTCAG GGCGGTCCTGGCCTCGGCCCAGCAGACTCAGCCCCTCCCCCAGACCCTCAGTGTGTTGGAGGGTACGCCTCAAGTTAAAGGCCTGCATACCATCATCAG gaaTCAGGAGACCAGTCGAGACGAGTTCATCTTCTACTCCAAGAGGTTGATGCGCCTCCTTATTGAACATGCTTTAACATTCCTGCCCTCTCAG TCATGCACGGTACAGACCCCACAGGGCCAGGAGTATGATGGGAAGAGAAGCTTCAGTGGAAAAGGG ATTACAGGTGTGTCTATCCTGCGGGCAGGGGAGACCATGGAGCCTGCTCTGAGGGCTGTGTGTAAGGATGTCCGCATCGGCAAGATCCTCATCCAGACCAACCTGGACTCAGGAGAACCAGAG TTGCATTACCTGCGTCTGCCAAAAGACATCAGCGAGGACCATGTCATTCTAATGGACAGCACTGTGTCTACAGGCGCTGCAGCCATGATGGCTGTACGGGTCCTATTG GACCACGAGGTGCAGGAGGAGAACATTGCGCTGGTCTCTCTGCTCATGGCAGAGTTGGGGGTGCACTCGGTGGCCTACGCCTTCCCTAAGGTCAAAATCATCACCACAGCTGTGGACAAGAGTGTTGATGACTTCCTGCAAGTCATTCCAGGGATTG GGGACTTTGGGGACCGCTACTTTGGGACAGATGGTGGATCATCAGGCTGGAGTGACGATGAGGAACAGGAGCGACCGAAACAACAAACATGA